From Candidatus Pedobacter colombiensis, one genomic window encodes:
- a CDS encoding DsbA family oxidoreductase, with protein MKVDIWSDVRCPFCYIGKRKFEMALAQFEHKDDVEIEWHSFELDPHAATLLDKSAYDYLAERYGRSREWAVETHKQVTQSAAEVGLTFNFDKSVIANSFDAHRLIQLAKQNGAGDLVEENLFKAHFTDGKNIADHEVLLQIGKDSGLNALEVEVMLKSNDFTDEVRYDEKTAQDLGITGVPFFIFDQKLAVSGAQAPETFLGAMIKAGQEEK; from the coding sequence ATGAAGGTAGATATTTGGTCGGATGTAAGGTGTCCATTTTGTTACATAGGCAAGAGAAAGTTTGAAATGGCATTGGCTCAGTTTGAACACAAAGATGATGTAGAGATAGAATGGCATAGCTTTGAGCTAGACCCTCATGCTGCTACTTTATTGGATAAAAGCGCTTATGATTATTTAGCTGAACGCTATGGCAGGAGCAGGGAATGGGCTGTAGAAACTCATAAGCAGGTTACACAAAGCGCAGCCGAAGTTGGTTTAACTTTTAACTTCGACAAATCGGTGATTGCTAACTCTTTTGATGCACACCGTCTTATTCAACTGGCCAAACAGAATGGGGCGGGAGACTTGGTGGAAGAAAATTTATTTAAAGCTCATTTTACTGATGGTAAAAATATTGCTGATCATGAGGTTTTACTTCAAATTGGTAAGGATAGTGGATTAAATGCGCTGGAAGTGGAAGTGATGCTTAAAAGTAATGATTTTACGGATGAAGTAAGGTATGACGAGAAGACAGCTCAGGATTTAGGAATTACCGGTGTTCCTTTCTTTATTTTTGATCAAAAGCTGGCTGTATCTGGTGCACAGGCTCCTGAAACTTTTTTGGGTGCAATGATTAAAGCCGGGCAAGAAGAGAAATAG
- a CDS encoding RNA methyltransferase, producing the protein MQKLKLDDLNRVSIEAFKEQEKLPVVVVLDNVRSMHNIGSVFRTGDGFAVAGIYLCGITAQPPHREIEKTALGATQSVDWKHFDTTLDAVASLRADGYIIIAIEQAAGSTMLNTFKPAPDAKYALIFGNEVNGVSDEVMVQIDECIEIPQFGTKHSFNIVISAGIVLWDFFAKLRL; encoded by the coding sequence ATGCAGAAATTAAAATTAGATGATCTGAACCGTGTGAGTATTGAAGCATTTAAAGAGCAGGAAAAACTCCCGGTAGTTGTAGTGCTCGATAATGTACGCAGTATGCACAATATAGGTTCTGTTTTTAGAACGGGTGATGGCTTTGCCGTTGCAGGTATTTATTTATGTGGAATTACTGCACAGCCACCACACAGGGAAATAGAAAAAACGGCATTAGGTGCTACCCAATCAGTAGACTGGAAGCATTTTGACACCACACTTGACGCAGTCGCATCTTTAAGAGCAGACGGTTATATCATTATTGCTATAGAGCAGGCTGCCGGAAGCACCATGTTAAATACATTTAAACCTGCTCCTGATGCTAAATATGCTTTAATTTTTGGCAATGAAGTAAATGGGGTAAGCGACGAAGTAATGGTACAAATAGATGAATGTATTGAAATTCCTCAGTTTGGCACCAAACACTCTTTCAATATTGTAATCTCCGCAGGAATAGTACTGTGGGATTTCTTCGCTAAACTAAGGTTGTAA
- a CDS encoding DinB family protein — MNKNEIIKDLERTIAEFQQLISTFDEQQLNKVPFEGSWTPGQVAQHVSMANSGFADILNGPVKDTDRAPDQSVKKMEDILLDFTTKMQSPDFINPNMKVYNKAQLLNTLESIKSKVSKAIADLDLTQTCLTFELPGLGQLTRLEAIYFVIYHTQRHAYQLKNIINSYSAN, encoded by the coding sequence ATGAACAAAAATGAAATTATTAAAGATTTAGAAAGGACAATAGCAGAATTTCAGCAGCTAATTTCAACTTTTGATGAACAGCAGTTAAATAAAGTTCCTTTTGAAGGAAGCTGGACTCCTGGGCAGGTAGCACAACATGTTAGTATGGCCAACTCTGGTTTTGCTGACATATTAAATGGCCCTGTTAAGGATACAGATAGAGCACCGGATCAATCGGTAAAAAAGATGGAGGATATTCTTCTAGACTTTACCACAAAGATGCAGTCCCCTGATTTTATAAATCCCAACATGAAAGTATACAATAAAGCACAATTATTGAACACTTTGGAATCTATAAAAAGTAAAGTAAGTAAAGCGATTGCCGATCTGGACCTTACCCAAACATGCCTTACCTTTGAATTACCTGGACTTGGGCAACTTACACGATTGGAAGCCATCTATTTTGTGATCTATCATACACAAAGACACGCATATCAACTGAAAAACATTATAAACAGTTATTCAGCGAATTAA
- the gltB gene encoding glutamate synthase large subunit: MELTQDNQGLYDQRFEHDACGIGFVAHIKGRKSQQIISDAITILENLDHRGAVGAEINTGDGAGIMIQIPHEFLYDECLKIGFSLNESGDYGVGMLFLPKDVKAREECREIIYRAAEKLNLEVLGFRKVLTNTEGIGDMALSVEPEMEQVFIARPYEIAAGADFERKLYVFKNYLSKTINTTVKGINGEFYIASFSSRTIVYKGQLTSLQVRSYFTELSDKRVVSAFGLVHSRFATNTFPSWRLAQPFRYIAHNGEINTLQGNLNWFRASVKSFASPYFTQEELNILLPVIDESNSDSGCLDNIVELLLHSGRSLPHVLMMLIPEAWDGNEDMDELKQAFYKFHATLMEPWDGPAAVSFTDGNLIGATLDRNGLRPQRYAITEDDHVIMASEAGALALDQSKIIEKGRLTPGKMFVVDMEQGRIISDVEIKQQVCSRRPYGDWINQYQIRLEELPEPRLVFSGLSQESIFRYQQVFGYSREDVDLILKPMARDAKEPIGSMGTDIPLAVLSQKPQHLSSYFKQLFAQVTNPPIDPIREKVVMSLAGFMGNNGNILEENAMQCHCVGIKHPILTNHELEKLRSIDTGVFQSKTLQTYFRADGNPGALAKGLERLCRYAVDAVEDGFQVIVLSDRALDSEHAAIPSLLAVSAVHHHLIRKGYRGAVGIVVEAGDVWEVHHFATLIGFGATAVNPYLALETITGFQDELQAKSEKLIQNYIYAINNGLLKIFSKMGISTLQSYHGAQIFEILGLHKNVVDNYFTGAVSRIGGLGLDEIAKETLIKHNRVFKLANRPDPILPTGGNYKWKRKGEQHLFNPQTIHLLQNATRKKDYSIYKQYSKLVNEQTNQAFTIRGLFEFNYNRPAVPLEEVEPIEGILKRFATGAMSFGSISHEAHSTLAIAMNRIGGKSNTGEGGEDELRYDLLPNGDSMRSAIKQIASARFGVTSYYLSNADELQIKMAQGAKPGEGGQLPGEKVDDWIGKVRHATPGVGLISPPPHHDIYSIEDLAQLIFDLKNANREARINVKLVSKAGVGTIAAGVAKAHADVILVSGFDGGTGASPLTSIQHAGLPWELGLAEAHQTLVKNRLRSRVVLQTDGQLKTGKDIAIATLLGAEEWGVATAALVTSGCIMMRKCHLNTCPVGVATQDPNLRKLFTGEPEHVVNLFYFLAEELRETMAELGFRSVAEMVGQADALTVRRIEESDWKLKDLDLSAILHKAPDNGLSLYQTEEQDHGLSEVLDHDLIKAAQPALASKEPIYKEFELKNTNRAIGTMLSNEVSKIYKSQGLPADTINFKFKGSAGQSFGAFATKGISLQLEGEANDYVGKGLSGARLSIYPFSEIKYVPEQNIIIGNVALYGATSGELFVRGQAGERFAVRNSGATAVVEGLGDHGCEYMTGGEVLVIGGTGSNFAAGMSGGVAWVYNAKGDFASKCNKEMVDLDPLDEQDELRINVLLKRHIQLTDSDLAKFILNDWATQSAHFIKVFPKEYKAVLQKRAEKVKA; this comes from the coding sequence ATGGAATTAACACAAGATAACCAAGGGTTATACGACCAGCGTTTTGAACATGATGCGTGCGGCATCGGATTTGTTGCTCATATTAAGGGCCGAAAGTCGCAACAAATCATTTCGGACGCGATAACCATTCTTGAAAATCTTGATCACCGCGGGGCAGTGGGAGCCGAAATCAACACTGGAGACGGTGCGGGTATTATGATACAAATACCTCACGAATTCCTGTATGATGAATGCCTTAAGATCGGATTCAGCTTAAATGAATCTGGTGACTATGGCGTAGGGATGCTTTTTTTACCCAAAGATGTAAAAGCAAGAGAAGAATGTAGAGAGATTATTTACAGGGCAGCGGAGAAGCTTAACCTTGAAGTTTTAGGTTTTAGAAAGGTGCTGACCAACACCGAAGGTATAGGCGATATGGCCTTATCTGTAGAACCTGAAATGGAGCAGGTATTTATTGCACGCCCTTATGAAATTGCAGCAGGTGCAGATTTTGAACGTAAACTTTACGTATTTAAAAACTACCTGTCTAAAACCATTAACACTACGGTAAAAGGTATTAATGGTGAATTTTATATCGCATCTTTTTCTTCCAGAACCATAGTATATAAAGGTCAGCTTACTTCATTGCAGGTTAGATCTTACTTTACTGAATTGAGTGATAAGCGCGTGGTATCGGCGTTTGGATTGGTGCATTCCCGTTTTGCAACCAATACATTCCCTTCATGGAGGCTTGCGCAACCTTTTAGATATATTGCCCATAATGGTGAGATTAATACCTTACAGGGTAACCTGAACTGGTTTAGAGCAAGTGTTAAATCATTCGCATCTCCATATTTTACACAAGAGGAATTAAACATTTTACTTCCAGTAATTGATGAGTCGAACTCTGATTCGGGATGTTTAGATAATATAGTTGAATTATTGTTGCATTCAGGTCGTTCGTTGCCGCATGTATTGATGATGCTGATCCCGGAAGCATGGGATGGTAACGAAGATATGGATGAACTGAAACAAGCATTCTATAAATTCCATGCTACTTTAATGGAGCCCTGGGATGGGCCAGCAGCAGTTTCCTTTACAGATGGTAACCTGATTGGTGCTACGCTGGATAGAAACGGCTTACGTCCGCAAAGATACGCCATTACTGAAGATGATCACGTAATTATGGCTTCTGAGGCTGGTGCACTTGCACTTGATCAGAGTAAGATCATTGAAAAGGGCAGGCTTACTCCTGGCAAAATGTTTGTTGTAGACATGGAGCAGGGCCGTATCATCAGTGATGTGGAAATTAAACAACAGGTTTGCAGCAGAAGGCCTTATGGCGACTGGATTAATCAATACCAAATCAGACTGGAAGAGCTTCCTGAGCCAAGATTGGTATTCAGTGGTTTATCTCAGGAATCTATATTCAGGTATCAGCAGGTATTCGGTTATAGCAGAGAAGATGTGGACCTGATCTTGAAGCCTATGGCAAGGGATGCCAAGGAACCAATCGGATCAATGGGTACTGATATTCCATTAGCGGTCCTTTCTCAGAAACCACAACACTTATCATCTTACTTTAAGCAGCTATTTGCCCAGGTTACCAATCCGCCAATTGACCCGATCAGGGAAAAAGTGGTAATGAGTCTTGCAGGCTTTATGGGCAACAATGGAAATATTCTGGAAGAAAATGCAATGCAGTGTCACTGTGTTGGCATTAAACATCCAATATTAACCAACCATGAGCTTGAAAAGCTAAGAAGTATTGATACTGGCGTATTTCAATCTAAAACATTACAAACCTATTTCAGAGCAGATGGTAATCCGGGTGCTTTGGCAAAAGGACTGGAAAGACTTTGTCGTTATGCTGTTGATGCCGTTGAAGATGGCTTCCAGGTAATTGTATTGTCGGACCGTGCACTGGACTCAGAACATGCTGCTATTCCTTCTTTATTGGCTGTTTCTGCAGTACATCACCACCTGATCCGTAAAGGATACAGAGGGGCAGTAGGTATTGTTGTTGAAGCCGGTGATGTTTGGGAAGTGCATCATTTTGCTACTTTAATCGGTTTTGGCGCAACAGCGGTAAATCCTTACCTAGCCTTGGAAACCATTACAGGTTTTCAGGATGAGCTGCAAGCTAAATCTGAAAAACTAATACAAAACTATATCTATGCCATCAACAATGGTTTATTGAAGATCTTCTCTAAAATGGGGATTTCTACTTTACAGTCTTACCATGGCGCGCAGATATTTGAAATCCTTGGCTTACATAAAAATGTAGTAGACAACTACTTTACTGGTGCTGTGTCAAGGATTGGTGGATTAGGGCTGGATGAAATCGCTAAAGAAACCTTAATTAAACACAATAGGGTATTTAAACTAGCTAACCGTCCTGACCCAATATTACCTACTGGCGGTAATTACAAATGGAAACGTAAGGGCGAGCAGCATTTGTTTAACCCACAGACCATTCATTTGTTACAAAACGCTACCCGTAAAAAGGACTACAGTATTTACAAGCAATATTCTAAGCTGGTAAATGAACAAACGAATCAAGCGTTTACCATAAGAGGTTTATTTGAATTTAATTACAATCGTCCTGCTGTTCCATTGGAAGAAGTTGAACCGATTGAAGGTATATTAAAACGTTTTGCTACAGGGGCGATGTCTTTTGGCTCGATCTCTCACGAAGCCCACTCAACCCTGGCAATTGCTATGAACCGCATTGGCGGAAAAAGCAATACCGGTGAAGGTGGTGAAGATGAATTGAGGTATGATCTCTTGCCAAATGGTGATTCTATGCGCTCCGCGATTAAACAGATCGCTTCGGCCCGTTTTGGTGTAACCAGTTACTACCTGAGCAATGCTGATGAGTTGCAGATTAAAATGGCACAGGGTGCTAAACCTGGTGAGGGTGGACAACTACCTGGTGAAAAAGTGGATGACTGGATTGGAAAGGTTCGTCATGCTACGCCGGGTGTAGGATTGATTTCTCCGCCACCACACCATGATATATATTCGATTGAAGATTTGGCTCAACTGATCTTCGATTTGAAAAATGCCAACCGTGAAGCAAGAATCAACGTTAAGTTGGTTTCTAAAGCGGGTGTAGGTACCATTGCAGCGGGTGTTGCTAAAGCTCACGCTGATGTGATCCTGGTATCCGGATTTGACGGTGGTACAGGTGCTTCACCATTAACCTCTATACAACATGCAGGGTTACCCTGGGAACTTGGTTTAGCTGAAGCACATCAGACTTTGGTTAAAAATCGTTTGCGTAGCAGGGTAGTACTACAAACAGATGGACAGCTGAAAACCGGTAAAGATATCGCTATTGCCACTTTATTGGGTGCTGAAGAATGGGGTGTGGCTACAGCTGCTTTGGTAACATCAGGCTGTATCATGATGCGTAAGTGTCATTTAAATACTTGCCCGGTTGGAGTAGCAACACAAGATCCTAATTTAAGGAAGTTATTTACCGGTGAACCTGAGCATGTGGTAAACTTGTTCTATTTCTTAGCTGAAGAGTTAAGAGAAACTATGGCTGAACTTGGTTTCAGATCAGTAGCGGAAATGGTTGGACAGGCTGACGCACTAACTGTACGTCGTATTGAAGAAAGTGACTGGAAATTAAAAGATCTTGATCTTTCTGCCATCTTACATAAAGCTCCGGACAATGGCTTAAGCTTATATCAAACAGAAGAGCAAGATCATGGATTGTCGGAAGTATTGGATCACGACTTAATTAAAGCTGCGCAACCAGCATTAGCCAGTAAGGAGCCTATATATAAAGAATTTGAGCTGAAAAACACAAACCGTGCGATCGGTACGATGCTTTCTAATGAAGTTTCTAAAATTTACAAAAGTCAGGGTTTACCTGCCGATACCATCAACTTTAAGTTTAAAGGTTCAGCAGGACAAAGTTTCGGAGCTTTTGCAACCAAAGGAATTTCATTACAACTGGAGGGTGAGGCGAATGACTATGTAGGCAAAGGGCTTTCAGGAGCTAGATTATCTATCTATCCTTTTAGTGAAATCAAATATGTACCAGAACAAAACATTATTATTGGTAACGTAGCACTGTATGGTGCAACTTCCGGTGAGCTGTTTGTACGTGGACAGGCTGGTGAACGTTTTGCGGTAAGAAACTCTGGAGCTACTGCGGTAGTTGAAGGACTGGGCGACCATGGTTGTGAGTACATGACCGGTGGTGAAGTGCTTGTGATTGGTGGTACCGGTAGCAACTTTGCTGCAGGTATGAGTGGTGGTGTAGCCTGGGTTTATAATGCCAAAGGTGATTTTGCCAGCAAATGCAATAAAGAAATGGTTGATCTTGATCCGCTTGATGAGCAAGATGAACTAAGAATTAATGTATTGTTGAAAAGACATATCCAGCTTACAGATAGTGATTTAGCTAAGTTTATCTTAAATGATTGGGCAACTCAATCTGCACACTTTATTAAAGTATTCCCGAAAGAATACAAAGCTGTATTACAAAAAAGAGCTGAAAAAGTAAAAGCGTAA
- a CDS encoding galactokinase, whose protein sequence is MKAELINKFLEKYGHEPTANYFTPGRVNLIGEHIDYNGGLVMPCAVTLGTWLSLAPNNDNVIRFKSLNFPEEQEFELQSGYTKTGPEWYNYPLGVFNEILKKYELTTGLDLLFFGNIPIGSGLSSSASIEVAMAYALNSYFNLGYQKIEIPLLAQKVENEFIGVNCGIMDQFAVAFGETDKAIVLNCDTLDYKIVDCNLGDYNLAIVNTNKPRKLAESKYNERVAECQTALKQLNQEITLGNLCELDAEKFASYSHLITDPIVLKRATHVVKENDRVNLAAKALNDGNLAEFGRLMYASHQSLKDLYEVTGAELDAVVEFCSDYEHVIGARMTGAGFGGCAIALLKKGQQDDFTKKLTDFYVDRIGYPATIYISEIGNGASVI, encoded by the coding sequence ATGAAAGCGGAATTAATTAATAAGTTCTTAGAAAAATATGGACACGAGCCAACTGCAAACTATTTTACCCCTGGTCGTGTAAATCTAATTGGAGAACATATTGATTATAATGGCGGACTCGTGATGCCTTGTGCGGTTACACTTGGAACCTGGTTAAGTCTGGCGCCAAACAACGATAATGTCATCAGATTTAAAAGTCTAAACTTCCCCGAAGAACAAGAATTTGAACTACAGTCCGGTTACACCAAAACCGGCCCCGAATGGTACAATTATCCTCTGGGTGTTTTTAATGAAATCTTAAAAAAATATGAGCTCACTACGGGGTTAGACTTGCTATTTTTTGGCAATATCCCTATTGGATCAGGACTATCTTCTTCTGCCTCTATTGAAGTGGCAATGGCTTACGCATTAAATTCTTATTTCAATTTAGGATACCAAAAGATAGAAATTCCTTTGCTTGCGCAAAAAGTTGAAAACGAATTTATTGGTGTAAACTGTGGTATTATGGATCAGTTTGCTGTTGCCTTTGGAGAAACCGATAAAGCGATTGTATTAAACTGCGATACACTTGATTATAAAATTGTTGACTGCAACCTTGGCGACTATAACCTGGCGATTGTAAATACCAACAAACCACGCAAGCTGGCTGAATCTAAATATAACGAACGAGTTGCCGAATGTCAAACAGCCTTAAAACAGTTAAATCAGGAGATTACGTTAGGTAACCTTTGCGAATTAGATGCTGAGAAATTTGCTTCATACAGTCACCTGATCACAGATCCAATTGTTTTAAAACGTGCAACCCATGTGGTTAAAGAAAATGATCGTGTTAATCTGGCGGCGAAAGCACTTAATGATGGCAACCTGGCAGAATTTGGTCGTTTAATGTATGCCTCCCATCAATCTTTAAAGGATTTATACGAGGTTACAGGTGCCGAACTGGATGCTGTAGTTGAATTCTGTTCAGACTATGAGCATGTAATTGGGGCGCGTATGACGGGTGCCGGATTTGGTGGTTGTGCCATCGCGCTACTTAAAAAAGGTCAGCAAGATGATTTTACTAAAAAACTAACTGATTTTTATGTAGATCGTATCGGTTACCCTGCAACTATTTATATCAGCGAAATTGGTAATGGTGCTTCGGTAATTTAA
- a CDS encoding glutamate synthase subunit beta, protein MGKVTGFLEYDRTAPVKEDAKTRLKHYNEFVEAFEAEQVNTQAARCMDCGVPFCQSGCPLGNVIPEFNEAVYKGDWHLASTILLSTNNFPEFTGRICPAPCESACVLGINKSPVSIEEIEKHIIETAFAKGYIKAEPPLIRTGKKVAVIGSGPAGLAAAAQLNKAGHEVVVYERDDTPGGLLNYGIPDFKLQKDVVKRRIALLEKEGIVFKCNSNVGVNVELNTLLRDFQSIILAGGSTIPRDLPVKGRDAKGVHFAMDFLKQQNKRVKNFKVEDEDILATGKDVIVIGGGDTGSDCIGTSNRQGAKSVTQFEIMPMPSQSRTANMPWPTYPMLLKVTSSHEEGCERGWGVNTKEFIKDENGNLKAVKVVDVEWDIDASGRPLNFKEKPGTERGLPCQLVLLAMGFLHPQKEGLIEKLGVEIDNRGNVKAEEGKYQTNIAKIFAAGDMRRGQSLVVWAISEGREAARKVDQYLMGHSSLPSKDGIPYA, encoded by the coding sequence ATGGGAAAAGTAACCGGATTTTTAGAGTATGATAGAACTGCTCCTGTAAAAGAAGATGCTAAAACTCGTTTAAAACATTATAATGAGTTTGTAGAAGCTTTTGAAGCTGAACAGGTAAATACACAGGCAGCGAGATGTATGGATTGTGGAGTACCATTTTGCCAGTCGGGATGCCCGCTTGGCAATGTAATACCAGAGTTTAACGAAGCTGTATATAAAGGAGACTGGCATTTGGCCTCAACTATTCTGTTGAGCACCAATAACTTTCCTGAATTTACAGGCAGGATTTGTCCAGCGCCATGTGAATCAGCATGTGTGTTAGGTATCAACAAATCACCTGTGTCTATCGAAGAAATAGAAAAACACATTATTGAAACTGCGTTTGCCAAAGGATACATTAAAGCTGAACCACCTTTGATTCGTACAGGTAAAAAAGTAGCTGTAATTGGCTCTGGTCCTGCGGGACTTGCGGCAGCTGCGCAATTGAACAAAGCCGGACATGAGGTGGTTGTTTATGAGCGTGATGATACACCTGGAGGTTTATTAAACTATGGTATTCCTGATTTTAAATTGCAAAAAGATGTAGTAAAACGTCGTATTGCATTGCTAGAAAAAGAAGGCATTGTGTTTAAATGTAATTCCAATGTTGGTGTAAATGTGGAGCTGAATACCTTGCTTAGAGATTTTCAATCGATCATTCTTGCAGGTGGTTCTACCATTCCGCGTGATCTTCCTGTAAAAGGAAGAGATGCTAAAGGAGTACATTTTGCGATGGACTTTTTAAAGCAACAAAACAAAAGAGTTAAAAACTTTAAAGTTGAAGACGAAGATATACTGGCAACGGGCAAAGATGTAATTGTAATTGGTGGTGGTGATACCGGATCTGATTGTATTGGTACATCTAACCGTCAGGGCGCTAAATCGGTAACTCAGTTTGAGATTATGCCGATGCCATCACAAAGCCGTACAGCTAATATGCCTTGGCCGACTTATCCGATGTTGCTTAAAGTAACTTCTTCACATGAAGAAGGTTGCGAAAGGGGTTGGGGAGTAAACACTAAGGAGTTTATTAAGGATGAGAACGGAAATCTTAAAGCTGTAAAAGTTGTTGATGTAGAATGGGATATTGATGCTAGTGGTCGTCCTTTGAATTTCAAAGAAAAACCGGGTACAGAGCGCGGTTTGCCTTGCCAGCTGGTATTATTGGCTATGGGTTTTTTACATCCACAAAAAGAAGGCTTAATTGAAAAATTAGGGGTAGAAATTGACAACAGAGGAAATGTGAAAGCTGAAGAAGGTAAATATCAAACCAATATCGCTAAGATATTTGCTGCCGGCGACATGCGTCGCGGACAATCATTAGTGGTTTGGGCAATATCTGAAGGTAGAGAGGCTGCTCGTAAAGTAGATCAATATTTAATGGGGCACAGTAGTTTACCATCAAAAGACGGCATTCCTTACGCATAA
- a CDS encoding galactose mutarotase: MEKKLIETGKFIDEKEVLAIELTNIHGTYVKIYNYGAIINKFVFANKNGDKQDIVLGFDDIDQYTSEEYLNNYPYLGAVIGRYANRIKDGRFSIDGVTYQLSQAKGGDCLHGGDIGFDRKMWEVLPTIDPTVTLQYVSSAGEENFPGNLTVQLTFKLTDENELILDFKAFTDAVTAINLTHHSYFNLAPQGGSIAAHVHRMPASNYLEQDDNYVVTGKLIPVEGTMHDFLGDKAIGQDWDPTEGYDQTYVLDKPYGELTLASETYEENGGLKLSVYTTEPVAHFYTAKYLDVKAGKEGKDYHPYEAFCVETQHHPNAINIPAFPSTILRPGESYKQTTIYKIEHN, translated from the coding sequence ATGGAAAAAAAACTGATTGAGACTGGAAAATTTATAGATGAAAAGGAGGTTTTAGCCATAGAACTGACAAACATCCACGGCACCTATGTCAAAATATATAATTATGGTGCGATTATAAATAAATTTGTATTTGCCAATAAGAATGGAGACAAGCAGGATATTGTTTTGGGCTTTGATGATATAGATCAGTATACCAGCGAAGAATATTTAAATAATTATCCTTATTTAGGCGCTGTAATTGGCCGTTATGCAAATCGTATTAAGGATGGAAGGTTTAGTATAGATGGTGTAACTTATCAGCTTTCGCAGGCTAAAGGAGGCGACTGCTTGCATGGGGGTGATATAGGCTTCGACCGCAAGATGTGGGAAGTATTGCCAACCATTGATCCAACTGTTACCCTTCAGTATGTTAGCTCTGCAGGTGAGGAGAATTTCCCTGGGAATTTAACTGTACAGCTTACCTTTAAGCTTACTGATGAGAATGAATTGATTTTAGACTTTAAAGCATTTACAGATGCGGTTACAGCGATAAACCTTACTCATCATAGTTATTTTAATTTAGCACCCCAGGGCGGTTCTATAGCGGCGCACGTGCATAGAATGCCTGCGAGCAATTATCTGGAACAGGATGATAATTATGTGGTTACGGGAAAACTCATTCCCGTAGAAGGCACAATGCACGATTTTCTGGGTGATAAAGCAATAGGACAGGATTGGGATCCAACAGAAGGGTATGACCAGACTTACGTATTGGATAAGCCTTATGGTGAATTGACATTGGCTTCGGAAACCTATGAAGAAAACGGTGGACTAAAACTGTCAGTTTATACAACCGAGCCTGTAGCTCATTTTTACACTGCAAAATATCTGGATGTGAAAGCCGGCAAGGAAGGGAAGGATTACCATCCTTATGAGGCATTTTGTGTGGAGACCCAACATCATCCAAATGCAATTAATATTCCTGCTTTTCCAAGTACAATTTTAAGGCCTGGAGAAAGCTATAAACAAACTACAATTTACAAAATAGAACATAATTAA